From Lysinibacillus sp. SGAir0095, the proteins below share one genomic window:
- a CDS encoding helix-turn-helix transcriptional regulator has product MQNRIKDLRQKYDLTQDELAEKLEVSRQTIISLEKGRYNPSLILAYKIATMFEMQIEDVFIFEEGMRNG; this is encoded by the coding sequence TTGCAAAACCGCATTAAAGATTTGCGTCAAAAATATGATTTAACCCAAGATGAGCTTGCTGAAAAGCTTGAAGTCTCTAGACAGACGATTATTTCATTAGAAAAAGGGCGGTATAATCCGTCGCTTATACTTGCTTATAAAATTGCTACAATGTTCGAAATGCAAATTGAAGACGTATTTATTTTCGAGGAGGGAATGAGAAATGGATAA
- a CDS encoding VOC family protein has product MAIEVYLNFNGNCREAAEFYAEVFKTEKPKIMTFGEAPKDPNYEMPEEAKNLVMHTRLDILGSRVMFSDTWPGSPFVEGNNITLAVISDDEEILRSSFERLKEGGTVTMELQETFWSKCYGAVKDKFGIEWQVSLDSGEQF; this is encoded by the coding sequence ATGGCAATCGAAGTGTATTTAAATTTCAATGGCAATTGTAGAGAAGCAGCTGAATTTTATGCAGAAGTTTTCAAAACGGAAAAACCTAAAATTATGACGTTTGGCGAAGCACCAAAAGATCCCAATTATGAAATGCCTGAAGAAGCAAAGAATTTGGTCATGCACACAAGATTGGATATTCTCGGAAGTCGTGTAATGTTCTCAGATACTTGGCCGGGTTCTCCTTTTGTTGAAGGAAACAATATCACGCTAGCTGTAATAAGTGACGATGAAGAGATCCTTCGTTCAAGCTTCGAAAGATTAAAAGAAGGCGGCACTGTAACAATGGAGCTGCAGGAAACATTCTGGAGTAAATGCTACGGAGCAGTAAAGGATAAGTTTGGCATTGAATGGCAAGTAAGTTTAGATAGTGGAGAACAGTTTTAA